GCGGGCAGGCCGTGAAAGCGCGCGTCGCCGCGCCGCGTCCAGGTCGCGCCGCCGTCGGTGGATTCGGCGATGCCCACGGGCGTGCCGTGCACCCAGGCCACGCCGTCGAGCCCGGCGACGTTGGCGCGGCGGTTGGTGTAGAACATGAACCAGCGTGCTTCAGCTTTGTTCCAGATGACGACGGGATCAGCCGCGCCGTCAAAGATCGGGTCGCGGAAAAGCGGCTTGGGCGCGGGTTTGCCGGGGCGTTCCGTCGCGGCGGGCGCGGCGGCGGCATCGGCCAAGGGAACCAGCGCGAGACAGAGGGCAAGAAGGGTAAGGCGAGGCATGATGCCGCAATGTGGCGGCGCGGTTTCCCGGCGCAATCGTGGGGCCGGCAAACAGTAAGAGCGAGATGTCGTGTATCTTCAGAATTGCCCGGAGAATGGCATTGCTCATAATCACGGGCATGAAATGCGCTGCCCCTCACGTCTGCATCATTATAATTCTGCTTTTTTCCGGATGCCAATCGGCACGTCCGGTCATGCCTGCGCCTGTTATAGCATGGAGTCGGTTGGATTTCACACCGCGCGCACCCAAGGCACCGACCGAGCAACAACGCCAGGCGATGATGGCGATAAACCGCGCGACGGGGATTTCCGAGGATATCCCTCAAACACTACCAATGCCGCCTCAAATAGATTGCATCCCACTAAGCGAGGACGAAAAAACTGCGCTTCAAAAGAAAATCGGCGGTAGCTTCGATACCATGCGAAGGCTGAAAGAGCATGTGCCACCCAAGGTCCGTCCGCCAGTGTATCCATTCGCGGTTGCGAAACGAAATGAAAATGGCACGGTGGACCTGATCGTTAGAGTTTCGACCAATGGAAAAATCTATCCGACACTGGTCGTTAGCGCGACCAGCCAGGAACTGGTGGAAGCGGTGGTGGTCGCGATGCGCCGATGGGAACCAAAGCCAAGCACCGAAGGTTATTACAGGATACAATTTGATTTCACTATTAAAGATTCAACTTCGCGCATGGTTGAGTGGAAGTAATACCAACGCCCTTTGAGATTTGAGCTTTGGAGGGATGATCCGTTTCCTCTTTCACGCCCCACGCGACGGATGTTGTGAGAAAGCTTTTGCGTATTTGAAAAGAAATAATTGCTTGCTCCGGTAGCATGACGTTGCCGCGCTTGCCGCGCGTCCGGTTTGCCGGTTGTGTCGTGCGCATGAAATCCTACCGCAAGGAGCTTTGGTTTGAAATCCCGCGGCGGCGCGGGCTGGTCAACATCACGCCGGAGGTTTCGGCGGCATTGAAGGAAAGCGGCGTCCGCGAGGGTCTTTGCCTCGTCAACGCGATGCACATCACGGCGAGCGTGTTCATCAACGACGACGAGCCGGGCCTGCACGCCGACTTCGAGCGATGGTTGGAAAAACTCGCGCCGGAAAAACCGTATTCGCACTACGCGCACAACGGCGCCGAGGACAACGCCGACGCTCACTTGAAGCGCACGATCATGGGCCGCGAGGTCGTCGTGGCCGTGACCGGCGGCAAGCTCGATTTCGGCCCGTGGGAGCAGATTTTTTATTACGAACTCGACGGCCTGCGCAGAAAGCGCGCGCTGGTCAAAATCATCGGCGAATAGAGCATTTCCCTGCTTGTGGAGGGCCGAGCTCCCGCGAGGCCGTCGCGGTTAAATCCCGCATCCTCCGGCGACGGCCTCGCGGGAGCTCGGCCCTCCTGAACCAAAAAAGAGGGGCGCGTTGCTCACAACGCGCCCCCTTTGTGCTGGGCGTTACATGGAAGAAATTCGTTCCGTTATGCTTTCGCGGCGGGCTCGGGGGCCGGCGCGGGCGCGGCGGGCGACGCTTCGGGCGCGGGCCACTTCTCGGCCAGCTTCTTGTAGGTCTGGTAGCGTTCGTTGACCCCGGCTTGCGCGGCGATCTCGTAGCGTTCCACCAACTCGGGATTGCGGCGCGCGATTTGCGCGTAGCGGTTTTCCGAGCGGGTGAGTTTCGAGAGCTCCGTCTTCGGCGCGGCCGAATCGAGCACGAGCGGATTCTCGCCCTTGGCCACGCGGCGCGGATCGAAGCGGTAAAGGGGCCAGTAGCCGGTGTCCACCGCGAGTTTCTGGTGATCCATGCCCTGGGTGAGGTTGAAGCCGTGCGCGATGCAGTGCGAGTAGGCGATGATGAGCGAGGGGCCGGGATAGCTCTCGGCCTCGCGGATGGCGTTGAGGGTCTGGGCGTCGCGGGCGCCGAGGGCGACACGGGCGACGTAAACGTTGCCGTAGGTCATCGCGAGCATGCCGAGGTCCTTCTTGCCGCTGGCTTTGCCGGCGGCGGCAAACTTGGCGGCGGCGCCGAGCGGGGTGGATTTCGAGCACTGGCCGCCGGTGTTGGAATAGACTTCAGTGTCGAGCACCATGATGTTCACGTTGCGGCCGGAGGCGATGACGTGGTCGAGGCCGCCGTAGCCGATGTCGTAGGCCCAGCCGTCGCCGCCGAGTATCCAGACGGTCTTGTTGACGAGGTGGTCGGCCACGGTCGCGAGTTCGCGGGCGGCGGGGTCGTCGATGCCGGCGAGTTTTTCGCGCAGCGCGGCGACGCGGGCGCGTTGCTCGGCGATGGCGAGGTCGTTGGACTGGTCGGCCCCGAGGATCGCGCCGGCGAGATCGGCGCCAGCTTTGTCCGCGAGCTGGCCGAGGAGGCGGCGGGCGCGGGAGGCGGCGTTGTCGAGGCTGAGGCGCATGCCGAGGCCGAACTCGGCGTTGTCCTCGAAGAGCGAGTTGGCCCAGGCGGGTCCGCGGCCCTCGGCGTTGACGGTGTAGGGCGTGGTCGGGAGGTTGCCGCCGTAGATGGAGGAGCAGCCGGTGGCGTTGGCGATGACGGCGCGGTCGCCGAAGAGCTGGGTGAGGAGCTTGATGTAGGGCGTCTCGCCGCAGCCGGCGCAGGCGCCGGAGAATTCGAAGAGGGGCTCGAAGAACTGGACGTTCTTCGGGGTGTCGCCCTTGAACTTGGTGCGGTCAACCTGCGGGAGGGAGAGGAAGAAGTTGAAGTTGTCGCGCTCCTGGTCGCGGAGCGGGATCTGCGGCTCCATGTTGATGGCGCGGCGGTTCGGATCGGCCTTGCTCTTGGTGGGGCAGGAGGCGACGCAGAGTTCGCAGCCGGTGCAGTCCTCGGCGGCGACTTGGAGGGTGTAGTGCTGGCCCTTGAACTCGGTGGAGCGGAAGGGCACCGATTTGAAGGTGGCGGGCGCGCCGGCGAGCAGCGCGGGATCGTAGAATTTCGCGCGGATGGCGGCGTGCGGGCAGACTTGCACGCACTTGTTGCACTGGATGCAGAGCGCCGAGTCCCAAACCGGGATGCGGGCGGCGAGGTTGCGCTTCTCGTAGCGGGCGGTGGCGGTGGGCCAGGTGCCGTCGGGCGTGAAGGCGGAAACGGGGAGCTGGTCGCCGAGGCCGGCGAGGATGACGCCGGTGACGTTGCGCACGAAATCGGGGGCGTCGGTCGGGACCGGCGGCTGGCGGTGAATCGTGGAACTGGTGGCGGCGGGGATCTTGACTTCCTTCAGAGAGGCGAGGGCGCTGTCCACGCCGGCGATGTTTTTGGCCACGACGGCCTCGCCTTTGTTGGAATAGGATTTTTTGATGGCGCCCTTGATGCTGGTGATGGCCTGGTCAAGCGGCATGACCTTGCTGAGCTTGAAGAAGCAGACCTGCATGATGGTGTTGATGCGGCCGCCGAGCCCGGCGGCGCGGGCCACGGCCCCGGCGTCGATGGCGTAAACGCGGAGCTTTTTCGCAAGGATCTCGGCCTGGGTCTCGGCCGAGAGGCGTTCCCAAAGGGTCTCGGGATCGCCGGGGGCATTGATGAGGAGATTGGCGCCGGTGGCGGCGTGCGAGAGGACGGGCTGGGTGTCGAGGAGGTGGAACTGGTGGCAGGCGACGAAGTCGGCGTTGCGGATGAGGTAGGGCGCGCGGATGGGATGGTCGCCGAAACGAAGGTGCGAGACGGTGAAACCACCGGATTTTTTCGAGTCGTAAACGAAATAGCCTTGGGCGTATTTGCCCGCCTCGGTGCCGATGATCTTGATGGTGTTCTTGTTGGCCCCGACGGTGCCGTCGGCCCCGAGGCCGAAGAAGACGGCGCGGGTGAGCGCGCCGGTGGTGTCCTCGATGTCGATGCTTTCATCGACGGAGAGGGAGAGGCCGGTGACGTCGTCGTTGATGCCGACGGTGAAGGAGTGGCGGGGCTTGGTTTGACTGAGTTCCTCGAAGACGGCGGCGGCGTGCGCGGGCGTGTATTCCTTCGAGGAGAGGCCGTAGCGGCCTCCGACGATTTTCACGCGGGTGTTGGCACCGAAGTGGTCGGCGTCCTCGGCCACGCGGACGGCGGTGGCGACATCGAGGAAGAGCGGGTCGCCGAAGGCGCCGGGCTCCTTGGTGCGGTCGAGGACGGCGATCTGGCGGACGGTCTTCGGAAGGGCCTTGATGAAGGCTTCGACGGGGAAGGGACGGTAGAGATGGACGGAGAGGACGCCGGTTTTCTGGCCTTTGGTGTTGAGCCATTTGGCGGTCTCGATGGTGGTCTCGGCCCCGGAGCCCATGATGACGACGACGCGGTCGGCGTCGGGCGCACCTTCGTAGCTGACGAGGCTGTAGGCGCGGCCGGTGAGTTGGGCGAACTTGTCCATCTCCTCCTGCATGATGGCGGGGACGGCGTTGTAGTAGGGGTTGCAGGCTTCGCGGGCCTGGAAAAAGACGTCGGGGTTCTGCGCGGTGCCGCGAATGGCGGGGTGGTCGGGGGTGAGGCCGCGGGCGCGGTGGGCGGCGAGGGCGGCGGGGTCGAGCAGGGAATTGAGCGCGGCGTCGTCGAGGCGCTTGACGGTGTTGATTTCGTGCGAGGTGCGGAAGCCGTCGAAGAAGTGGAGCACCGGGATGCGCGCGCGGAGGGTCGTGGAGTGCGCGATGGCGGCCATGTCCTGGGCCTGCTGCGGGGAGTTGGACGCGAGCATGATCCAGCCGGTCTGGCGGCAGGCCATGACGTCGGAGTGGTCGCCGAAGATGGAAAGCGCGTGCGTGGCGAGGGTGCGGGCGGTGACGTGGAAGACGCAGGGGGTGAGCTCGCCGGCGATCTTATACATGTTGGGGATCATCAGGAGCAGGCCTTGCGAGGCGGTGAAAGTGCTGGAAAGCGCACCACCCTGAAGGGCGCCGTGGACGGCGCCGGCGGCGCCGGCCTCGGACTGCATCTCGACGATCTCGGGGACGTGGCCGAAGAGGTTGTTTTTCTTCGCAACCGCCCATTCATCAATAACCTCAGCCATCGGAGTCGAGGGCGTGATGGGATAGATGGCGAAGACCTCGGTCATGCGATAGGCGACGGAGGCGACAGCTTCGTTGGCGTCGATCGTGGCGCCGTGGGCGGTGGTGGAATTTTTCATGATATCTGGAAAGGCGATGGAATGGCGGCGCGGAGATACGCCTTATGTGAAGAGGTCAAGTTTAGCAGCTCACTTCTTGTCATGCTGCGCATATCTTGCTCTTCGCTAGGCTACGCTTGTAAAAATTTCTCGATATATGTTCCTTCTGTAATTGAGACTAAAGCCGGGCAAATAATGGGCTTTATCGATTATTGATTTTATATAATAATATAATCTATATATACTTATATGAATTTATCGGAAATTTCTCTTTTGCATTAAATACTGATTCTTAATCTCATATAAGAGCTGTTGCGATTGGCAACATGGGCTGCGCAAAATACGCGCAGTTTGAGCATGCGTTGGGGAATGTCGCCACGGATTTGCGCTTTTTTACGTTTTGGGAGATGGTTGATTTCGTCATCGGAAATCCGAGAATCCGGACTTTGAATCCAGATATCCAGACGACAGGCATCATGAAAAAATCACACCCGGCATTTCGGGCTCTTCACGTTTTTGCGATGGGCCGGCCCATGCTGGCGGTGGCAATTCCGGCGGCGGTGCTTGCGATTGTTTTGTTGGGCGCGGCCTGCAACAATGCCCGTTCCGCGTCCAGTCCGTCCGCCGGCCAGCCAGCCGCGACGGGCTCCGCCCTTTCCGCCAAACCTTCCACTCCCATGTCCGACAAAATCGAAAAAACGGATGCCGAATGGCGCGCCGAACTCACCCCGATGCAATACTTCGTGCTGCGCCAGCGCGGCACCGAACGCCCGGGCGCCGGCGAGTATCTGGACAACCACGCCCGCGGCATCTACGTGTGCGCGGGTTGCGGGCTGGAGTTGTTTTCATCCAACGCGAAATACGACTCGCACTGCGGCTGGCCGAGTTTCTACGAGGCGGTTTCCGACAAAAACATCGTCAAATCGAGCGACACCAGCCACGGAATGGTTCGCACCGAAATCACCTGCCCGCGCTGCGGCGGGCACTTCGGGCATGTGTTTGACGACGGCCCGCCGCCCACCGGCCTGCGCTATTGCATGAACTCGGCCGCGATGAAATTCATCCCCGCCGCCGAGGTGGATGCGTGGCGGAAGGCGCGGGAGAAAAAGTAATCCGAACGGCGGAAAGTGGAAGCGGCATCCTGCCGCTTGTCCGCGCCTGCTCCCCAATCCACGCGTCCGGCGGGGGACGCCGCCGCTCCGTCAAACCAGGCAGGCCTTGAAGGCTTCGTTCAGGGCGGCGCGGTCGAGGTTCTTGCCGATGAAAACCAGCGTGTTGGTCCGCGGGTCGCCGCCCCATTCGCGGTCGAGCTTGGTGTCGAAGAGCATGTGCACGCCTTGGAAGACGAGGCGCTTGTTCACGCCTTTCACGCTGAGCACGCCTTTCATGCGGTAAATGTCACCGCCCTTGGTGCGGAGAAGCTCGTCGGTGGCGCGGCTGAGCTGGAAGCCGCCGACGTCGAGGACGGCGGCGAGGGGGACGCCGGCGTTGGTGGCGCGGTGGATTTTCGCGGCGGCGTTCATGCGGCGCACGCGGGCTTCGAGGGCGTCGAGCTCGGCGGGGGTGACGAGGTCGGTTTTGTTGAGGATGAGGACGTCGGCGAAGGCGATTTGTTTTTTCACCTCAGGCGAGTCGTCGAGGTGCTGGACGATGTGCCTGACATCGACAATGGTGACGATGGCATCAATGCGGTAGGCGGCGCGCATCTCGTCGTCGGTGAAGAAGGTTTGCGCGACGGGGCCGGGATCGGCGAGCCCGGTGGTCTCGATGAGGATGCCGTCGAGCCGGTCCTTGCGTTTCAGGAGGCGGCCGAGGATGCGGATGAGGTCGCCACGCACGGAGCAGCAGATGCAGCCGTTGTTCATCTCGAACAGTTCCTCCTCTCCCTGGATGACGAGCTGGTTGTCCACGCCGACCTCGCCGAATTCGTTTTCGATGACGGCGATTTTTTTGCCGTGCTGCCCGGTGAGGATGCGGTTGAGGAGCGTGGTTTTGCCTGCGCCGAGGAACCCGGTGAGGACGGTGACGGGGATGGGGGCGAGGGCGGCGGAGGAATTGTCGGAGGAGCTCATGATGGCAGTAGCATAACAAACGCGTCCAGCGGGCGCGGCGCAAGCAGGGAGGTGGTTCTTAAAATCGTTCCCGGGGCGGAAACCTTTTGGTTGCGGAGGCGCGCCCCCCTGCCCTTCTGTTGTGGCTTCGTGGCGAAAAAACGCTTCAACGACCATCCTTTCCGCTATCACGAGGAAATCGTGCTGGATCCATACGCTCACCAACCGGGGCGCGGGCTCAGCGCGTCGCGTTGCTTAACAGCAGCGCGACGGCGGCGGATGGCGGCAACGGCGAAAAAGGGGCGCGGACTTGCAGGCAGGTCGCTTCGCCCGGAACCGGTCCGCGACGACGCCACAGAATGCCCGCGCTCCGTTGACAGGGCGGCGGCAGCGGCAGCCGATGCCGCCACCGTCCAGCAAACCCGGCGGCTGGGTCGTGACGATGGTGCCGTTTGCGCTGCCGGGCGAGCGCGTCCGCGCGCGTGTTTCCGCAATCACAAGAATTACTCCGAGGCCGACCTCGTCGAGGTGCTCGCGCCGTCGCCGCGGCGCGAACCCGGTGAGGACGGTGACGGGGATGGGGGCGAGGGCGGCGGAGGAATTGTCGGAGGAGCTCATGATGGCAGTAGCATAACAAACGCGTCCAGCGGGCGCGGCGCAAGCAGGGAGGTGGTTCTTAAAATCGTTCCCGGGGCGGAAACCTTTTGGTTGCGGAGGCGCGCCCCCCTGCCCTTCTGTTGTGGCTTCGTGGCGAAAAAACGCTTCAACGACCATCCTTTCCGCTATCACGAGGAAATCGTGCTGGAGATCCATACGCTCACCAACCGGGGCGCGGGGCTCGGCCGCGTCGCGTTGCCCGGCAGCGGCGCGACGGCGGCGGATGGCGGCGGCGGCGAAAAAAGGGGCGCGGACTTGGCAGGCAGGTCGCTTCGCCCGGAACCGGTCCGCGACGACGCGGGCAGGAATGCCCGCGCTCCGTTGGACGAGGCGGCGGCGGCAACGGCCGATGCCGCCACCGTCCCGGCAAACCCGGGCGGCTGGGTCGTGATGGTGCCGTTTGCGCTGCCGGGCGAGCGCGTCCGCGCGCGCGTGTTTCGCAATCACAAGAATTACTCCGAGGCCGACCTCGAAATCGAAGCGGCCTGACAATCCCAAGCAGCGGATGGCGATCGCCAGCAACGCCGCCGCCTCCGCCGCCGCGCTGCCGATCGGGTTTCTCCGCCAGGGCACGCGCTTCGACCTGCTCGACGTGCCGCGCTGCGACATCGCCACCGACGCCATCAACCAGCGCCTCGCCACGATGCGCGCCGACATCCGCGCGCGCGCGGCGGCGGGTGAATTCATCCGCGGCGCGACCCTCCTGCTGCGCGACGCGGACGGCGTGGTGACGACGGACTACGACCGTGTCATCACCGAGACGGTGGGCGGCACGCGGCTGCGTTTTCTCGCGCGCGATTTTTTCCAGAACAACCCGTTCATCCTGCCCGCGTTCACCGGGCACGTCCGCGACCAAGCGGCGGCCTCGGGCGCGCGGTTTCTGGTGGACGCGTATTGCGGCAGCGGCCTGTTCGCGCTCACGGCGGCGGCGGCGTTTGAGCGCGTGGCGGGCATCGAAATCAGCGAGAGTTCCATCGCGTTCGCGCGCGAGAACGCCGCGGCCAACGGCATCGGGAACGCGACATTCCAGGCCGGCGACGCGGCGGCGATTTTTGCCGGGCTGGAGTTTCCCCCCGCCGGGACGGTCGTGGTCATCGACCCGCCGCGCAAAGGCTGCGACGAAAATTTCCTCGACCAGCTCTTCGCCTTCGGGCCGCGCGCCGTCGTGTATGTGAGCTGCGATCCGGCGACGCAGATGCGCGACCTGCGGCATTTCATCGCGCGCGGCTACGAACTCGCCGAGGTGCAGCCGTTCGACCTGTTCCCGCAAACGCGGCATCTGGAGTGCGTGGTGACCCTGCGCAAGACGGCACGGGTGAACGGGTGATGTCGTATTTCAATCGTTCTCGTTCTCGAAACGTTGCGCAAACAAAAGAGAGAACGAAGTAAGAGAACGAGAACGATTGAGGGGAAAACACCGGCATTGCATCCGGCGCGGGGCGCGCCTAGCTTCTCCCTTCGCGCGCACCAAATCCCGGCCATGTATCAAGTCACCTTTTCCGAACAGGCGATGCACGAGCTCAACAGGCTCGACAAATTCCTCCAGCTCGAGGTCATCCTGCCCATCAGCAGCCTGAAATCCTCCGACCTGGCCAACCCGCGCGAACCGCTCGGCCGCTTCAACCGCAACGGCCAGACGCTCTACCGCCTGCGCGCCGGCGATTTCCGCTTCTACTTCGAGCAGCACGGCGAGACGCTCCACACCCTTTACATCCTGCACAAGAACTCCCTCGAGGATTTCCTTCTCCGCAACAAACTCCCCGTGACGGAAAATCAGCTCGTCGAGCAACACTCGAAATTCTGGAAATACCTCGAAACACTCACGAAGTAACCCGGCGCGGCGGGCCCGCGATTTCACCGCGCGCCCGCCGGCTCCCCCACCCTTTTTCGCCTTCCCGCACCTCCCTCCTTCCATGGCAAAACCCGACCCGCGCGAAGATCCCTACACCGTCACTCAAGCCAGCCGGATTTACATCCTGCCGAACTTGATGACCGCGGGAAATCTGCTCTGCGGTTTCATGTCGCTCATCTGCTGCATCCAGGCGCAGCTCGCCGAGTCCGCGCTCGACGGCCTTTACGAAGGCGGCTCGATGTTCGACTATTACCGCCGCGCGGTTTACTTCATCCTCGGCGCGGCGCTTTTCGACTCGCTCGACGGCCGGCTCGCGCGCATGGGCGGGCGCGAATCGCTCTTCGGCGCGGAATTCGATTCGCTCGCGGACGTGATCTCGTTCGGCATCGCCCCGGCGATGATGATGTCGTTCTTCATCCTCTCGCCCTCGCAGGCGCCCGGCTTCGAGTGGTCGCTCAACATCGGCTGGGGCGTCGGCTTCATCTACCTGCTTTGCGCGGCGATGCGGCTGGCGCGCTTCAACGTCATCACCAACCCCCTCCTGCACCGCGGCGCCAAGGAATCCAACAAGGACTTCATCGGCCTGCCCGTGCCCGCCGCCGCCGCGACCGTCGCGGCCACGGTGCTGTTCCTCATTGAGATGGCCGAGGACGAACGCCACCTCAATTACTGGGCGCTGGTGCTCCCGCCCCTCATGCTGCTCATCGCATTGCTCATGATGAGCACGGTGCGCTTCCCAAGCGGAAAAAACATCGGCATGCAGACGCGCGCCCGCCTCAGCACCTTTGCGTTTCTGCTGGCATTGCTGGCTATCATATTCTTTTACAAGGAAATAGGATTCCTATGCATCTGCATCGGCTACCTTTTCTTCGGGCTTTGCCGCCACTGGCGCCGGCGTCCCGCGCTTCGGGCCGAGACGACCGTGCGGACGGCGGCTGAAAACGCTGCGAGCAAGTCCGCCAACAACCCGCCCAACAACTCCGAATAACTTTCCCATTGTGAAAAACCCCGCCCTTGCTCCGAATTGCGCACCCGGTTGCTCACAGCGCGCCACCCGCCATTTTCAAAGGAGATTTGGCTGGTTATTCCCGTTTTTCACAGCCCATACTGATACGGATAAATCTTCATTATTGAACTAAGAATTATTTAACCTTTGTTAGTTTCCCAAAAACCGCAGCGCATGAAATTCAAAATCAATCGCGACCACTTCAGCAACGGGCTTGCCCAAGTCCTCAACGTCGTTGGCTCGAAAGCCACGATGCCCATCTTGAGCAATGTGTTGATTGAGGCCGACAAGGACTCCATTTCGCTCACCACCACGAACCTCGATCTCGGGATCCGATGCAAGGTGAAGGCCGAGGTGAAGGAGCCCGGCGCGGTCACGCTGCCGGTCAAGCGTCTCGCCACCATCGTCAAGGAACTGCCCAGCACCGATGTGACCTTCGACGCATCGCCCACACACCAGATCAAACTCACCTCCGGCGGCTCCACCTTCCGCATCATGGGCATCGGCCGCGAGGAGTTTCCGCCGCTGCCGGAATTTGGCGAAGAGAAATCCTTCACCCTCGAACAAGGCGAGCTCGTCTCCATGCTCAAGAGCGTCGCCTACGCGCAGTCCACCGACGAGACCCGCTTCATCCTCAACGGCGTGTATTTTAATTTCAATGACGGCAAACTCTCGCTTGTCGCCACCGACGGCCGCCGCCTCGCGCTCATGAGCAAGGAAATGGAAGTCCCCGCCGAGAGCGCCGGAAACATCATTCTCCCCGCCAAGACCGTGGGCGAGCTCCTGCGCATGCTCGACAAGGGCGAAAAGCTCAAGGTGTCCTTCAACGACCGCCGCGCCGCCTTCCAGATCAACGTGGACAAGGACAGCGCCGGTTTCGTGGACAGCGTTTACCTCTACTCGAAAGTCGTCGAGGGCAACTACCCGAACTACAATCAGGTCATCCCGAAGGAAACGCACCAGCGCATCAAGCTCGAGCGCGAGCTTTTTGCCCAATGCGTGCACCGCGCCGCGCTCGTGTGCAGCGAGAAATCCAACTCGGTCAAAATCAAGCTTTCCAGCAACCTGCTCGAAATCACCGCGCAGAGTCCCGATTTCGGCGAGGCGCACGAATCGATGGCCATCGCCTACAGCGGTCCGGAGCTTCAAGTCGGCTTCAACCCGCAATTCCTCCTCGACCCGCTCCGCGCGCTTTCGAAGGACGAGATTTTCTTCGAGGTGAAGGACGAGGTGAGCCCCGGCGTGTTCAAGACGCTGGAAAGCTTCATCTGCGTCGTGATGCCGGTGCGTCTGAGTTGAGCGCCAAATCATCCCACGCGAAAGGAGCGCGGGCCATTTCTGCCATTTAGGTAGGGCGAGGCGTCCCGCCGAGCCGTTGCTCGGTCTCCGGCTCGGCGGGACGCCTCGCCCTACCTAAAATTGGGACTTGGTATAAGTTCAAACCCGCGGGCAGGAATGCCCGCGCTCCTTTCCACACGGACACTTTCCGCATCGCCTTGCCAGACGCGGGCGCGTCAGTTTCTTGAGAAGGCAAAACATGGAAAACACGACCGAATATTTCTCCCTGCTGGTGCTGGCCGCGGCCTTGGCGGTCATCATGCTGGCGCGCCTGAACGCCCGGCTGGCTTCGCCCGTGCTTTCCATCATCAACCGCTGGCTGCGCTGCCTCGTCTTCTCCGGAAGCGCCGCGTATCTTTTCCAAAGAATCGGCGGGTTCAACCGGCCCTACTGGCTGCTTGCGCTCGTGTGCCTGCTGGTCTGGATTCTGGCCGAGACGCTTTACAACTGGATGATGGTCAAGGCGCTCAGCATGAGTCCGCTGCCGTTGTTTCCGCATTACAGCGTCAATACCTCCGGCGACGAATGGCCCACGCACCCGCGTTTCCTGAAAGTGCGGGACTGGCTGCGCACGCGGGGATTTTCGCAGGTGCAGGCGTTGCGCGCCGAAATCAGCAATGACCTTTATCTGCGCGT
This genomic stretch from Termitidicoccus mucosus harbors:
- a CDS encoding type II toxin-antitoxin system RelE family toxin, whose product is MYQVTFSEQAMHELNRLDKFLQLEVILPISSLKSSDLANPREPLGRFNRNGQTLYRLRAGDFRFYFEQHGETLHTLYILHKNSLEDFLLRNKLPVTENQLVEQHSKFWKYLETLTK
- the msrB gene encoding peptide-methionine (R)-S-oxide reductase MsrB; translation: MLAVAIPAAVLAIVLLGAACNNARSASSPSAGQPAATGSALSAKPSTPMSDKIEKTDAEWRAELTPMQYFVLRQRGTERPGAGEYLDNHARGIYVCAGCGLELFSSNAKYDSHCGWPSFYEAVSDKNIVKSSDTSHGMVRTEITCPRCGGHFGHVFDDGPPPTGLRYCMNSAAMKFIPAAEVDAWRKAREKK
- a CDS encoding secondary thiamine-phosphate synthase enzyme YjbQ, which gives rise to MKSYRKELWFEIPRRRGLVNITPEVSAALKESGVREGLCLVNAMHITASVFINDDEPGLHADFERWLEKLAPEKPYSHYAHNGAEDNADAHLKRTIMGREVVVAVTGGKLDFGPWEQIFYYELDGLRRKRALVKIIGE
- the nifJ gene encoding pyruvate:ferredoxin (flavodoxin) oxidoreductase: MKNSTTAHGATIDANEAVASVAYRMTEVFAIYPITPSTPMAEVIDEWAVAKKNNLFGHVPEIVEMQSEAGAAGAVHGALQGGALSSTFTASQGLLLMIPNMYKIAGELTPCVFHVTARTLATHALSIFGDHSDVMACRQTGWIMLASNSPQQAQDMAAIAHSTTLRARIPVLHFFDGFRTSHEINTVKRLDDAALNSLLDPAALAAHRARGLTPDHPAIRGTAQNPDVFFQAREACNPYYNAVPAIMQEEMDKFAQLTGRAYSLVSYEGAPDADRVVVIMGSGAETTIETAKWLNTKGQKTGVLSVHLYRPFPVEAFIKALPKTVRQIAVLDRTKEPGAFGDPLFLDVATAVRVAEDADHFGANTRVKIVGGRYGLSSKEYTPAHAAAVFEELSQTKPRHSFTVGINDDVTGLSLSVDESIDIEDTTGALTRAVFFGLGADGTVGANKNTIKIIGTEAGKYAQGYFVYDSKKSGGFTVSHLRFGDHPIRAPYLIRNADFVACHQFHLLDTQPVLSHAATGANLLINAPGDPETLWERLSAETQAEILAKKLRVYAIDAGAVARAAGLGGRINTIMQVCFFKLSKVMPLDQAITSIKGAIKKSYSNKGEAVVAKNIAGVDSALASLKEVKIPAATSSTIHRQPPVPTDAPDFVRNVTGVILAGLGDQLPVSAFTPDGTWPTATARYEKRNLAARIPVWDSALCIQCNKCVQVCPHAAIRAKFYDPALLAGAPATFKSVPFRSTEFKGQHYTLQVAAEDCTGCELCVASCPTKSKADPNRRAINMEPQIPLRDQERDNFNFFLSLPQVDRTKFKGDTPKNVQFFEPLFEFSGACAGCGETPYIKLLTQLFGDRAVIANATGCSSIYGGNLPTTPYTVNAEGRGPAWANSLFEDNAEFGLGMRLSLDNAASRARRLLGQLADKAGADLAGAILGADQSNDLAIAEQRARVAALREKLAGIDDPAARELATVADHLVNKTVWILGGDGWAYDIGYGGLDHVIASGRNVNIMVLDTEVYSNTGGQCSKSTPLGAAAKFAAAGKASGKKDLGMLAMTYGNVYVARVALGARDAQTLNAIREAESYPGPSLIIAYSHCIAHGFNLTQGMDHQKLAVDTGYWPLYRFDPRRVAKGENPLVLDSAAPKTELSKLTRSENRYAQIARRNPELVERYEIAAQAGVNERYQTYKKLAEKWPAPEASPAAPAPAPEPAAKA
- the pssA gene encoding CDP-diacylglycerol--serine O-phosphatidyltransferase, whose amino-acid sequence is MAKPDPREDPYTVTQASRIYILPNLMTAGNLLCGFMSLICCIQAQLAESALDGLYEGGSMFDYYRRAVYFILGAALFDSLDGRLARMGGRESLFGAEFDSLADVISFGIAPAMMMSFFILSPSQAPGFEWSLNIGWGVGFIYLLCAAMRLARFNVITNPLLHRGAKESNKDFIGLPVPAAAATVAATVLFLIEMAEDERHLNYWALVLPPLMLLIALLMMSTVRFPSGKNIGMQTRARLSTFAFLLALLAIIFFYKEIGFLCICIGYLFFGLCRHWRRRPALRAETTVRTAAENAASKSANNPPNNSE
- a CDS encoding GTP-binding protein, translating into MSSSDNSSAALAPIPVTVLTGFLGAGKTTLLNRILTGQHGKKIAVIENEFGEVGVDNQLVIQGEEELFEMNNGCICCSVRGDLIRILGRLLKRKDRLDGILIETTGLADPGPVAQTFFTDDEMRAAYRIDAIVTIVDVRHIVQHLDDSPEVKKQIAFADVLILNKTDLVTPAELDALEARVRRMNAAAKIHRATNAGVPLAAVLDVGGFQLSRATDELLRTKGGDIYRMKGVLSVKGVNKRLVFQGVHMLFDTKLDREWGGDPRTNTLVFIGKNLDRAALNEAFKACLV
- a CDS encoding TonB family protein, with the protein product MPAPVIAWSRLDFTPRAPKAPTEQQRQAMMAINRATGISEDIPQTLPMPPQIDCIPLSEDEKTALQKKIGGSFDTMRRLKEHVPPKVRPPVYPFAVAKRNENGTVDLIVRVSTNGKIYPTLVVSATSQELVEAVVVAMRRWEPKPSTEGYYRIQFDFTIKDSTSRMVEWK